In Chryseobacterium salivictor, the DNA window AAGAACCTGTTGCCGGAGAAAATGAAGTCACTTTACCTTCGAATTTTTCTTTAGGAAAAGCATCGATTTCAATATCTACAGTTTGACCTTCCACCATTTTAGAAAGCTGCGTTTCTTTAAAGTTGGCAATGACCCATTTGTCATTATCTCTAACCAGACTGAATAACTGTGAGCCAGCCTGGACAAACTGTCCTTTTTGAATAGGAACTTTAGAAACAAAACCATCTTCAGATGCAAGAATTACAGTGTAAGAAAGATTGAGTTTGGCATTTTCAACATCTACTTCTCTTTGTCTTACCATTGAATTGGCTACACCGATCTGCTCTGAACTTGCAGCGGTTTGCGAGGTTACAATTCCGGGTTGTTGCAACACCTGATTTTTTTGATCCACTAAAACCTGTAACTGCCGGTCAGCAGATTGTTTTGCCGCCAAAACAGTTTCATATTGCTGTTGTGTGATGGTGTGATCTTTTACCAGATTGGCATATCTTTTTAAATCCTGGGAGGTTTTCCAGACATTAACTTTTGCGGCTTCAATCTGCGCATTGGCTGTGGCAATTGCAGCATTGGCAGAATTGATGTTTTGAGAAGCTGCATGTGTAGAAGCAATTGCGGTTTGTACATTGCTTCTCGCCGTTCCCAATGCTGCGGTTGCCTGCGCAAGCGCCATTTTTTGGTCGCGGTCATCGATTACAATAAGGGTATCTCCTTTTTTCACAAACTGATTATCGCGCACTTTTACTTCGGAAACATATCCCGAAATTTTAGAAATTACCGGACTCATATTCGATGCAATCTGTGCATCATCGGTTTCTTCGTGGCTTAAACCATAAGAATAAGTTCGGTACCCGATGATTCCGCCGACGACTAAAACGATCGCCAGGATAATCGGAAAAGTAAGTGATCTTTTCTTTTTGATTTCAGGAAAAAATTCTGGTTGTGTATTATTATCTTCCATTATTTAAAAAATATTTTAAGTTTAATTTAAGTCTGAGTTGGCTTAGTGCAAAGTCAAAATTCCGGTGGTCTGCAAAAGTTTTCGATAGGCCAAAGCGGCATCAGCTTTTGCATTTACTACATTTACGTTGGCAGAAATCTGCGCCGTGTCAGCATCCAGAAGTTCAGTGATGGTCGCTAAACCGTTGTCGAATTTATTTTTGGTGACTCTGTAATTTTCGTTCGCCTGAGCCGCTGCTTTTTCGTAAACGGCGATTTTCTTTTTCGCAAACTCCGAGTTCTGGTAATCTCTGTTAACTTCTAATTTAATTTGGTCATTTAGTAATTCATTGGTCGCAGAAAGTTGTTTTTCTGTAGCCGCAGATCTCATTAAAGAAGAATTCTTTTTCCAGAGGTTATCGATATTATACTGAATTCCCACTCCAATATTTGCCGCATTGGTAATGGTCAGAATTTTCGGGATTTCCGCCGCGATATATCCGCCGGTTAAAGCGATGGTGGGTAAACTCTCCGCTTTGGCCGCTTTTGTTCCCAATTCTGCTGCTTTTCTTTGATAATCTAAGGCCTGCATATCTTTCCGCTGAGAAACGGCCTGGTTTAAATAATATGAAACAGGTTGACTTTCCGTGAGTTCTGAAATATAATTGGGATCGATTTCGATTTCCGTACCGTCAGGTAATCCTAAAAGTAAATCCATATTGATGTTGGCAATATTGAAGTTATTGTTCGCATCTAAGAGCTGAAGTTCAATATCTGAAGTCTGCAGATTCGCTTTCAACTTATCGTTTCGGGCGATGATTCCGTTGTTCTCTAATTTCTGAAAAGACTCGTCTCTTTTTTGTGAAGCCGTAAGATGATCTTCCAGAACTTTAATTTGCTGATTGGCTTTAAACAAATTATTGTAGGCTTGCGAAACGTTGTAAGCAATCGCCAGTTTGTCATTCTCTGTACTGAGTTTTGAAGCTTCAACTAAATATTCCGCCGACTGAATTCCATATTTAATTCGGCCACCTGCATAAATCGGCAATGAAGCAGCAACGTTTCCATAGAAAGCAGAATTTGCTTTTGGTGCAGTACTTCCTCCATTTGTAGAAGGTGGCAAAACCTTGAGATCAACATTGGCGTTGGCTAAAGCCAGAGCGCTTGCAGAAACTTTCAAACTCGGCAGTCTGTTATTTTTGGCTTCAAGATAATTGGCGGTCGCCTGATCGATTTTTGCCTGATCGATTTTAAGATTTTTAGAATTCTGAATTCCCAGATTTACCGCTTCATCAAGGGTCAGCATTTTCTTTTCCTGTGCATGAACCGTGATTCCGATGGCCGAGAAAACCAGCGCAATCAGGGGACTATATGTTTTCTTCATAACCTAAAAGGTGTTTTAATATATTTTGGACATGTATTTTAATTTCATCGAAATACTGATTTTCGTAATTTTCATCACCCTCAAAAAATTCCTTGTAAACAGGAAGTGTATTGAGTGCGGTAAAAATGGTTCCTGAAACCGTAGAATGCAGAAATTCTATTCGTGGTCTTTTAGTAAAGATTTTCTTTTCTAATCCTTTTTCGATGAGTTCGCTGTAAATAGCCAGAAATCCTTTTTTTGATTCTTTTAAAAATTCTGCGATATGGGGATTTTTATTGCTCAGCTGCTCTCTTTGTAAAATGCGGTAAAAAGTTTTTAAAGTTTTTACGCGGTCCGCATAACGGTTAATAACAGTGACCAGTTTTTCCCACTCATTCAAATTGTCGTTGGCTAAAATATCTTTGCTAAATGTCAAACTTTCGTTCATTCTCACTTCGAATATTTTGACGAAAAGCTTTTCTTTGGAGCCGAAATAATAGGAAATCATCGAAACATTTACCTTCGCTTTTTTCGAAATCTCCCGGGTAGAACTTCCTTCAAAACCCTTTTCAGCAAAGAGTTTTTCGGCGTGTAATAAAATATGTTCTTCTTTGGAAATCATGACAGATCATTTTTTTGAGGGTGCAAATTTAAATAAAAACAGAAAACAATCAAACGATTGATTGATTTTTTTTCTGTAAATAAATATAGAAATCGTCTATAATATACCGTGAGATTTTTTGTGAAAAGAAATTTAAATAAAATTGATTGAGCGATCCAAAAATTAATTTTAACTTCGTTATATCAATAACGATTAAAACCAAATTTTATGAAAAAAGTAATTTCAGTGTTAGCCATCACCATTTTCACTTTGGGATTTGCTCAGGAAGCTCCGAAGAAAGCCTGTTGTTCCGGAAAGGACAAAAAAGAATGCAAAATGGGTGACAAGAAAGACAATAAAGCATGTACTATGAAAGATCACAAAGACTGCAAAGGCACTTGTGACATGAAAAAGGAGGAAAAGAAGAAAGCAGCCTAAAACGAAACCACCTATTGGTGGTTTTTTTATGGTTTTTTGTGAAGGTAACGGGAAAGTTTAATCCCCAGATCAGTCCATATTATTTTGGTGTTTCCGTTTCTTTCTAAATGATAATTTGCCGTAGAGATTTCTTCTAAAATAGCTTCAATATTGGCTCCGTGGATGAATTTTGAGAAACTCTCCCATTTGAAACCGCCCGCCTCTATTTTTTTATAGACCAGACTTTCATTGCCGTAATTTTGAAGTAACGCCAGCCGGAACATTTCTGCGCAGTATTCTAAAAAATTCATTTGTTTTTCTTTGTTCCACAGTGAAATTCTTCTTCCCCAAAGAACAATGTTTTTTAAAAACTCTGGCTTCTTTTTTACCTGGAAAGCTTCACGAACCCACATGATAAACTGATCTTCAAATTCGGAATCTGTGTTTTCAGACTGCAGTAATTTCTGCGCGGTATTCCAGTTTCCCTGTGCCTGAAAAACTATTTCGCGTCTTCTGTCTGTACTGATCTCCTTGTTGTTCTGTAAAAACTGGTCGAGATCATCCTCTTTAATACTCGGGATTTCCACAATCTGCGTTCTCGAAATAATTGTCGGAAGCATGAAATCGGTGTTGGAAGCCGTCAGTATGATGTAAGTGTTTTTCGGTGGCTCTTCGAGAAACTTCAGAAATTTATTGGCAGCATCCGTATTCATTTTGTCAGCTTGCCAGACAATGAGAATTTTACTGCCGCCTTCAAAACTTTTCAGGGCGAATTTTTTATTGATTTCATCAATTTCTTCGACGTAAATACTAAGTTGTTTATTTTCTGATTCTAAAATTGTGCTCCAATCTTCGTTATTTGAATAGGGATTTTCCAGCATCATCTCCCGGAATTCATCAAAAAACTGAGCCGTCAATCCGCTTTTATTCGCTTTAAAAACGGGAAAGCTAAAATGCAGATCGAGGTGATTGAGATGATCGACTTTTGGAGAAGAATGCTCGTTTTCCTTTCTTAGAATTTCTTTTGCAAATGCCATTGCCAAGGGCAGCGTTCCATATCCGTCTTTGCCTACAAATAATTGTGCGTGGCTTACCCGATTGTTGCTGATACTATCTTTCAGAAGGTTTTTCAATTCCTGATGACCTACAATTTGTTCCCAATTCATGCTTCAAAGATAAATATTTTTGCTGGATATTCAGAATGAGATGGTGATGAGGATCTTTAGATATTTTAACACAAGCGGCCTTATAAATGTTAAATAATATAAAACCTGTTTAGCAATATTCAAACAGTTAATTTTGACATGATTCGTTGAGAAGAATAGTTCTGTAAAGTGATTTTCAGAAATGTTTAAATTGAATAGCCATCTGATAAGCTTAACAAACTTTAACCAAACTTACTTTCACAGTTCAGTATTATTTAAGATATTTGCGCATTATTTTTAAAAATAGAGAATGAAAAGATTTTTTGTATTACCTTTGATTGCGGCAGGTTTTTTACTTAACGCACAAACGATTGGTAATTCTCCATACGCTGCCTTTGGAATCGGTGATGTAAAATACGATAACACGACTGATATCAGTTCAATGGGTGGCATTTCTACTGCATATATTTGGGATTTTAACAACAATTTTAATTTCAGCAACCCGGCAGCCAATAAAAATTTAGAATTAACCACTTTGAAAATTGAAGCAAGTAATCAAAATAACTTCTTCAAATCCAATTACAATAACATGAGTGCAACCAAGCATTCATCTTATCTATCTAATTTAACGATTGCCTTCCCAATTTCTAATAAAGTTAAATTTGGATTGGGTTATCAACCTTACAGTTCAAAAGAATACACTATTTTAACTAAAGAAGTTTTGGATTCCGGAAATAGCCAGATGAGTCTTTACCATGGTGAGGGAACGCTCAGTACGGTACAGGCAGCTATGTCTTATCAGATTACACCGGAGTTTGCAATGGGTCTTCGATCTAATTTCTTCTTTGGTAACCTGTATGATATTAATGAGTTGACTACTTCTGATGCTGAACTGATCAACGGTTACGAAACAAAAA includes these proteins:
- a CDS encoding HlyD family secretion protein — protein: MEDNNTQPEFFPEIKKKRSLTFPIILAIVLVVGGIIGYRTYSYGLSHEETDDAQIASNMSPVISKISGYVSEVKVRDNQFVKKGDTLIVIDDRDQKMALAQATAALGTARSNVQTAIASTHAASQNINSANAAIATANAQIEAAKVNVWKTSQDLKRYANLVKDHTITQQQYETVLAAKQSADRQLQVLVDQKNQVLQQPGIVTSQTAASSEQIGVANSMVRQREVDVENAKLNLSYTVILASEDGFVSKVPIQKGQFVQAGSQLFSLVRDNDKWVIANFKETQLSKMVEGQTVDIEIDAFPKEKFEGKVTSFSPATGSSFSILPPDNASGNFVKVVQRLPVRIDFVKLKPETAKKLRAGMNVKTTVNLK
- a CDS encoding TolC family protein, with protein sequence MKKTYSPLIALVFSAIGITVHAQEKKMLTLDEAVNLGIQNSKNLKIDQAKIDQATANYLEAKNNRLPSLKVSASALALANANVDLKVLPPSTNGGSTAPKANSAFYGNVAASLPIYAGGRIKYGIQSAEYLVEASKLSTENDKLAIAYNVSQAYNNLFKANQQIKVLEDHLTASQKRDESFQKLENNGIIARNDKLKANLQTSDIELQLLDANNNFNIANINMDLLLGLPDGTEIEIDPNYISELTESQPVSYYLNQAVSQRKDMQALDYQRKAAELGTKAAKAESLPTIALTGGYIAAEIPKILTITNAANIGVGIQYNIDNLWKKNSSLMRSAATEKQLSATNELLNDQIKLEVNRDYQNSEFAKKKIAVYEKAAAQANENYRVTKNKFDNGLATITELLDADTAQISANVNVVNAKADAALAYRKLLQTTGILTLH
- a CDS encoding TetR/AcrR family transcriptional regulator, producing the protein MISKEEHILLHAEKLFAEKGFEGSSTREISKKAKVNVSMISYYFGSKEKLFVKIFEVRMNESLTFSKDILANDNLNEWEKLVTVINRYADRVKTLKTFYRILQREQLSNKNPHIAEFLKESKKGFLAIYSELIEKGLEKKIFTKRPRIEFLHSTVSGTIFTALNTLPVYKEFFEGDENYENQYFDEIKIHVQNILKHLLGYEENI
- a CDS encoding DNA polymerase III subunit, with the translated sequence MNWEQIVGHQELKNLLKDSISNNRVSHAQLFVGKDGYGTLPLAMAFAKEILRKENEHSSPKVDHLNHLDLHFSFPVFKANKSGLTAQFFDEFREMMLENPYSNNEDWSTILESENKQLSIYVEEIDEINKKFALKSFEGGSKILIVWQADKMNTDAANKFLKFLEEPPKNTYIILTASNTDFMLPTIISRTQIVEIPSIKEDDLDQFLQNNKEISTDRRREIVFQAQGNWNTAQKLLQSENTDSEFEDQFIMWVREAFQVKKKPEFLKNIVLWGRRISLWNKEKQMNFLEYCAEMFRLALLQNYGNESLVYKKIEAGGFKWESFSKFIHGANIEAILEEISTANYHLERNGNTKIIWTDLGIKLSRYLHKKP